AAATAgatatttttatgataaaattaTTCCCAACAAAACTTCTACCATAATTAACGATAAACGGTACCAATTTCTCGCAGAGATCTAAACTATATAATACTTCAGTTTCATATAATACATCATATACTATATTATACAGAGTATGAATGAAAGGCATATTAAAATTAGATACATGGTTTACCAATTACTCCCCATAGAAGACGATGAGATCTCTTATATGCAGTGATTTACGTAAAATTGGCAATTGATCTATTTCCTTTCCTGCAAACACAGAACCAAAAAAACAAATATTAATATTCAAACCAATTTAAAATTGCTAAAAGAAAATTAAAGGTAGCGTTCAAAACATGTCGGAAAAGAGTTTTAGAGGGAATACGTAGCAccctaataaaataaaattacgttatatttcaaaaataaaaaataaataataagcaactaagatcataataatattgtgCAAACCCTCGATGTAAGATACCTATTTATAAAATCTAGTTTATAGTCTCCTAAAAGAAAAAGAAGTCTAGAAGTCATGAAACTCTTTAAGTAATTGTGCACGTATCACATTAGTACCATCTTAGAAGTTTAATAGTAAGCAAATTACCCCATACGGTACATtttatttttaacatattttttttatttcttttaagctattttacatatttttatttaCCTTAGTGGTTCATTAGAGTTGGAGTCTCTGTAattgctcgaaaaaagcttcctttaataatatagatagatattgattgattATGCGGTTTTGGTATGATATTAAACGTTCATGATTATTGTTCAATATATTTGAACAAATaaagtcatattcactaaactataaatgtcatattcactaaagtgaaagtgaatataatataatataacaatGGGATGAATATCACACCACataatacatattcatcaaactacactgacatattcactaaactgaaagtgaatatgatagtgttCTATTGTGAATATCGCACTTTAAAGCACATATTCATTAAACAATATTGTCATATCCACTAAACTTaaaatgaatataatagtgtCATATCGTGAATGTAACACTACGTAATACTTAAACTGAATATGACTGTGATAACTTTTTTTAAAAGTGAAagttaattttttgttttaaaattttaaatggaaaaaaaaaagcaaacaaagaaaaaaaaaagaaaaaaaaggaggaagTTGAGGATGAGTGGGGAGTGGGGAGTTGGAGGGAGTATGTAGTATCCTACACATGGGTGTAGGATATAAGAATTGAGAAAGTAGAGTCGTAAATAGTCAAGATGATGTTTTCAGGAAGTTTTGAGAGGGAGATAATTTCATTAATGATGTCACAAGGTAGAGAGATCGATCTATGATTTTGGACGATTGATTTGTCATTAGGGTTTTGTTCCATTGTTGATGATTGTCACGATCATTGATCTATGATTTTGGACGGCATGGTCAATTGGTCATTAAGGTTTAATGGAGAGCTACGTGCTAAATATTGATAAAATAACAAGGCGGATCTACACCTAGGGCTATATGGGCTCAAGCCCAATGTAAAATTTTGGTAAAAACTTTTTAGTTATAGGGTGATTCAATGACTCTTGGTAGAACAATTGGTAACAGTGGATGGGTGATAATGTTTTGCTTAAGGAGGTCGTAGGATCGAGTCCTACATGACACCATTTTTTTCCTAAACtttttctttgtttattgttTACCACTATCACTTTTTAAATTTACCTCTTTTTTTTGTAaggtattatttaattaataacgGTATATAAATAACGGACTGAGGGAGTTATGATTAATTATGCGATGGATAGTCAAAATAGGTGTCGGAGTTGGTTGGTTAGATTCTAATAATCTTTTTAGTCGAGTCTACATTAGCATTCTTTGTTATTTTCCCCCCACTTTTTTTTTGACGTTTACAACTACCACTATTTAAATACTCCTTTGTTTATACGAGTACTCCTCCTTCTCAATTATTTGTTGATTATTTACGACTATCACTATTTAAAGTACTTTGTATGTTGTACTCTCAGTCTCAATCATATATTTAGCTCTTTTAATTTTTGTATGGTATTATTTAATCGAAGTTATAAATAATGAAGACATAGGGAGTATATGTGTAATTATGAGATGAGTATCCGAAATATTTGTCGTAATTGGTTAGCTAGATTATATAATAGAAAGGTTTATAATATATCTaccataaaaaataaaatggttcaTGATATTAAAGGTCATGGTTCAATACTTTCTAAGTGCTCTTTTCAACAAAATGTCTAActttttcccctcttttcccaTCAGTACGATTTCTCCAATTTTTATACAggcaaacatttttttttattagCCCACTATAGATTTAATTCCTGGATCCACGCCTgtaaaataatcaaataattaGGAATAACGGGCCAAACTAAGTATGGATCGGGTTTGGGTTAgaagcattgtgactcgtttagTCGTTTACCTGTGACACCAACACGAATACAAATACGACACGATCTGATGTTTGTCAAATTTAATTGTATCGGCCTTTGGATATGTCGTATGAGCAAGGGCGAAGCGATGATTTTATTCCATGGTATTGTGAAAACATCCATGTTAATCGAATCTTATCAACCTCAACCAAATATGGACtttaaattttgaaaaatttaaaggGTACTTACAAATTAATCCCCTACAAGGGTGGACTCTTTAGTTAAACTTGGCTGAAGTTATAAGGAGACTCGGGTTCAAGCCTTCTCAATAGGAATTTTATGCAGTATTTATGGTCTGAGTTCTATGTGTTTTAGACCTTAATCATGTCACTCTCTTATGGCTTACCTGGTTTtcgtggtttgcaggctatcgGGTATACCCGAGGGTTACCCAGTACGTAACAAAGATAGCGGCTGCAGGctccctcgtcaccaaaaaaaatcGCTAAATAAATAGACAAATGGTCAATAGAAATGGACAATTATTAAATATTCATATAATTATCACTCGTAAACATTTACGGCTAAACCTTGCCAAAGTTAGGAATATCCTTACATCAAACAAAATTGCGCCATTGTCGGGGATGTGCTTAGTTAGATGTAAGACATCAAACATTCGTTCACAAAATCACAGTATATTATTTCCTCCGTCTCACTCACTAGTCATCAATTGAATTCGCCATAAAGACTACTGAAATGTGAGAGAAAGCATTTTAAtaaggaaaatgagatggcgccACCCGGTGACGCTCAATTTAAGCGCCACCGGGGATATAATTGTAAATTACTTAATGTTTTTTCATCGATCTCCCTCCATAAAACTTTAAATGTCAAACTAATTTCAAGTAAAGGGTAATTTAGGAACTAATTAATACAATTCACACAAAAGATACAATTTGTATTTCGTTAATGGGTTCCTAGATTTTCTCCAACAAACTTCAACATGTGACCAATTTCGCCATGGAGTTTGACGTTCCATTGCGTGCTTGCTTGTTAGTGGAAATTAAATTCAATTTATATAGAATGAAAATGAGAGTTGCACTACTCTACtgaaatattaatgaaaatcatCATTGTATAAAATTGAATGTTGATGTTATCATGTTAAAGCTAACGTTAAGTTGTTCAATTTGCAAAATTGTATTTATGTCATGTATCGAATAAAATGATTGATAAACAACGTTTTTGAACCGTCTTAAAATTAATTTGATTTATATCCGTGCTTATAATATATACGCACATGTCAATTAGTTAAGGGGTGTGAATTTCATGAGACGGTCTATTTAAGAAACATTTTGATATAATATAGGGTAAATTTTATTGATGTTTGTTACGGTTGTTCATGGATAGGCAATTTTTTGCTAGTTTATGAAgctcatgaagaagatgaagcaCTCAAGTACGTGTGTGCAGTGTGAACTAGTGATATGCATATTAATTACACTTCATAATGTAATTTAGGTTCACTTATACTAATTACACTTTTATCCTTATgtatttggcgcaaaattgaaattaatttttttatttataatatttttctttttttaattaagGTGGCGCCGAGATTCAACGCCACCGGGTGGCGCCATATCGCTATTGAACCACAAATTACGAACTTGCACATGAGCACTTACCGTTTTACTAGGTAAACATTGCtataattaaaaatgataactATTGACCACGAGCATGGGAATAACAACCTAATAAATCGTCAAATATTAACAAATCAAAGCCTCTTTAGGTAAGACAAAAATGAATTTTGAAGTCGAAACAATTCTTGATACAAGTATATATTAATGTGGACTGGGAATTTGAGACAAACATAAGACCATCTTTATCCCCAGACTAAAGATGAGTCATATATAAGATCTTAAAAATTATTTACAAAGTATACTATACAACCAGTTATATTAGTTGTATAGATCAAAACCTAAGGTTTATAATGCATTACTTGATTTTAGACTTACAAATTACGAGTTTTATGTGAAAGAATTGAGCACCACTACAAAAATATTGAACTTacaaaattatgatgaaattcaaaaattaaagttacaaacTTTAACCCTAAAAAGTAAAAGTTTCGAGAATTAGGTGGTCAGTTCGTATTCTCCTAAGAGTTCGACTTGACATCGCGATGTAGCCTCAACACACTTAAATAAAGTTTGGTAAAATTGTGGTTTGTTCAAGTGATTATAATAAGTACGACGGCCACAGATAGTGAGCTTCTCCAAAACCTTGGCACTTCTTAGCAACAATGTCACTAGATTCAACATTTCTTCGCCAAATTGATTGACAAGCGTATCCGTATGCAACTCGATGCGCTTCACATGCTCAACGGGCACAAATACAGCTTCTTGATTCCAAACCATTTTGTCAAGGTTATTAAGACGTAACACAATAACCTCTAATTTTGGACAATGTACCATTGATAATGTGTCAATTACTAGATGCCAACTGCAAGATAATTGAAGATGTGTCAAATTAGGGAAGATTATTGTCTTCTTTGGACCACGGCTCACCCCCGTATTATATGCTTCGAGTTCAAGTGACTTGACGACATTTGAGACCGAATCTAACATTTGCATTGATAATGTGGAAATCGTAGAATAATTCAATTTATCCAATATTGGAGCATCGATGATAACATCAACAATGGACAACCCGTCAAGACTTAAACATAATCGCTTTAATTTCTTGCTTGTAAGTGATACCGAGTGCGTCTTAGACTCGTAAATGGACACAGACAAGTCTTCAAGTGATGGGCAACAACTCAATAGTCGTCTCAAACATTCATAGTTAATCCAAGATAGCTGAAGTTTCTTGAGTTTTGGAAGAATAATTGAAAAACTAGTACTTGAAGCAATCCGATGACACATGTTCAAATCAAGCGATACCAACGAATGCATTCGAAAAATGCTAAGTGGGTACACGTGTTCATCAGAAATATTGCGAGAAAACTTAGTAGCCGTGAAGTGTTGGATGTTACAAGCACGTAATTGACGAGCCCATGCGTCGATGATAGGCCAGCAACGATGTTCGCTATAGTGAGCAATGTTAAGATCGAGACAAAACGTGTCGGTAATGGGCGGGACTAATACGGGGAAGAGGTTATCTAGGGCGGTCCAAAACTTGTAAAGATCGTAGGTAGGTGCGTGTGTTTGTTCAATACTGAAATTAGTAGTGGAAACAGTAATGACCACCTCACGAGGAAGGCCAACGCGGGCGATAATTTCGAGGAATATGTCGTCGGGAAGCGAGATCCATCTATGGTGGTATCTATTAATGGCCGGAACGCTCAACAATGGATCGTCTTTAAGGAGCAAGCTATGAACGGCCGTAACAGCTTCACTCAACATTGAATCGTCTTCAGGGAGCGAGCTCCGTCTATGGTGGTGTTTATCGGCTTCGTTAGACATTGGCTTTGTTGAATGTCTAAGCTTATAATTGGAGATTGATAAGGAACGGCTATGGTGGTGTTTACCGGCTTCGCTCCGTCTATGGTGGTATTTAAGGTTTATTAGGATTTGGTATTAGGTTATTTTAAGATTTATGGTTTTTATAATTTATTCCAAACATTGGCAGGTTTTTATTGCAAACATTGGTAGGATACAATAATTAGGTTAGAATATACGGAGTATAAAAGATAATAGTATGTTAAACaatagggggtgtttggttcacgtgtgggtatgggtttggaatagggaatcatacctgggtggtatcgggttggaacttgatacctcataccttgtgtttggttcaattttgggGGTATGAGGTTAGAAACTAATCAAAGCTAAAAACtcttcaaaatacaatatttttaataataatttttatactattaaatcatgtagagaaaatttaatcaaataaatatataaaatgatttttttacaattatttttatcactttttaatatttgtaatttgataccatgggtatcaatctcatacccacccccctccttgggtatgagaaacccatacctcatgggtttgaggtatgggtatcaaaccttcaattttgtcaaccaaacacatggtatgggtttggttcattccaaacccataactcatacctatattgggtgaaccaaacaccccctaataaTCTAGTCTCTCAATAAACTTATCGAGAGACCGTCTACCTACTCAAGTTTTAGTGTATGAATTATACTCTTGTATATCTATGTAAACAAattcttatatttattttacttttatcAGATGCTATATTACCCTATCGAACAATTAGGAACTTAATAAAGAGACACGTGTCACGACTCACGACTCATGGGCTGACTTCTCTCGATAAGTTTATTGGGGACAAAATCGAGGAAATTATACTAACCAATAACTCCTATTATTATCATAGTACCTCATTGTTTAATTGAGCTTAAGAAAACAAACTCTACAATATGAAATTAATGAGCAACAATAAACATAAATTTAATGACATTGCTCAATAATTACCCTTAAGAGACACGCTAGAAAAATCGCTATAGTCATACATTATTAAAGTTTGTCCTTAGCTTGAACTTCTATATCGAGCTTATATAATCCTAAGAAATCGATTTGACAACATGAAGTATTTTCGGCACACTTCAGTACAATTTTGCGAAATTTGCTCAAGGAATCATCGCTAGGAAGAGTGCCATATCCACTGATGACAAGCTTCTTCAAAACCGGAGCACTTCTTAACAACCATATCACTAGACTCAATCCATATTTGCTAAATCGATCGACATCCGCACACAACTCTATGTGTTTCACCTGTTGAACTAGCATGAACATAGCTTCTTGATTCCATGTTATCTCATAGTAGCCGAAAAAGTCTAACACAAGCACCTCTAAATTGGGACAATGCATCATTTGTTATTAGAAACAGAGAGAGGAAGAGTTCATAAAGAGAATCGGTATTATTGATAAATGTTCGTGTTCCGAATGATTACATTGGCTCGACATTTATAGTACTCCCGAGATCTAAATCGTATCAACTAATATCgcaatataatataattattctAATACTGATATTATTCCGATTACGGTATATTATAATATACCGTAATATCTTCTATCATCCCCCCTCAAACCCATGGTAATTTGTCAAAATTTCCATGGGTTTGCAAGGTAAAAATTTCGGGTAATCAATCATCAACTGAATCGCCACGAAGCCACTCGATCTTCGCGAACATGTTATTAAAAAAAATCTTCGAACGGGAACGTTGTCGTTTTTCGAACCCGTAAAAATCGTTGAAATTTCGTTGTCAAGAACGTCGCATTTTTTCGAACTTGACAAATGTcggtgcgtaactcgccagtcgaTGCGTATAGGACTCGCCAGACCGAGTTTCGTAATTTTCGAACCTGATAAATTCATCGATCAGAACAATCATCCATCCAAAATCCTCAAAATCTTTACACAAAGCGATGTGTAAACAAACGTACATGACATAATCCCATGTCGTCGCAAAGaaaaacgattttttttttttttttttggttttgaatTCAACGCAAAAGAGAAATCAGAGTGATTCGTTGAAAATCCCGCCGGTGAGCTTCGTAACTCATTAGCCCACCGGCAGGCCGCGGAATTTTTGATTTTAGGCCTCAAGAgcgtgaggctctgataccatattagaAACAGAGAGAGGAAGAGTTCATAAAGAGAATCGGTATTATTGATAAATGTTCGTGTTCCGAATGATTACATTGGCTCGACATTTATAGTACTCCCGAGATCTAAATCGTATCAACTAATATCgcaatataatataattattctAATACTGATATTATTCCGATTACGGTATATTATAATATACCGTAATATCTTCTATCATTTGTTGATCAAATATTGCTTGAAATATTTCAGAATTCAAAGATAGTTCAAGCCGAATCAATTCGTACGAAAATTATTGAACCTCGTTGGTGAGCCGGTTCTGAGCTTAAGGGACTTGACATTTGGAATCGAATCTAGCATTTGCATTGATAATACAGAATTAGAACAATAATCCAATTGTTCCAATATCGGAGTATCGACAATAACATCACGGATCGACTTCCCAATCGACAAGGACAAGTCTTCAAGTGCCTGGCAACAACCTAATAACCTTCCCAAATCTGCATAACCGAGCTCACTCAAATATAGTTTTTTGAGGTTTGGAAGAACAATCAATTTAGGAAATCTCCAATCAATGTCGTGGATGGAATAAAAACGCATCTCAAGTGTTACTAAGGAATGGATTAGAAAAACACTTGGTGGATACAATCGATGATTAGAAAGACCGATACCTGTATACCTAGAAATCTTCATGTGTTGGACATTACGAGAACGTAGTTGACAAGCCCATGTGTCGATGATTGGCCAGCAACGAGGTTCGTCATAGTGGTAAACGTAAAGATGAAGACAAAATGTGTCGATAACGGGTGGTGCGAACAAGATGAAGACGTTATCAAGGATTTTCCAATACTCGTAAATATTGTCAATAGGATTGTCATGTTGTTTGATGCTGAAATTAGGAGGAGAAATAGTAATGACGGTGTCGCGAAGAAGGTTAAGGCGGGAGATAATGTTGATGATGATGTCGTCGGGAAGGGAGATCCATCTATGGCGTTGTACCATTGATGTGTTATAAAGTTTTTGTTCCATCGTTGGATGTCTAGCTACGGCAGGAAAACTAGGGTTTATAGTAGTAAGCTAATTTTTGATTGACACAAATTTGCAAATTTCAGAATAAGACGGTCTCACACCGTGAGACAGACCTTTTCTAGAAATACAAATCATTCATTATTACTATCAATAAAATAGTGATTGTTTTATAAATGGACCATCCTATACTAACCGTCTCATAAATAATTACGGTTTGATTGGATGAATAATAAAAGAGCAATAGATTGGAGTATATATTATCTTTATAATATCATAGGGAAAGTTGTAATCTTCTTCGTACTTTAAATTTACTGGTCTTGTAAACCCGATGTATAGCTAGGAGAGTCATGGCCTACGACGATAACAGGAAAACACACACAACAGTTTAAGTAATGGTGTAAACCTTGGCACTTTTTAGCAACAATGTCACTAGATTCACCATTTATTTGTCAAATATATCGACACTCATACCGACATACAACTTGATGCGCCTCACATACACAACGGTACAAATGACGCTTCTTGATTCCAAACCATCTTGTTAAGGCCATGAAGTTGTAACAAAAAAATTTCTAATTTCGGATATATAACCAATTAGTCTTGtttataaccgttgtaaattaTAACGGAGGGGTGTATCACCTTATCACCCCGAAAAAAGGTGTTGGTTGGGTTGGATTTATACCTCCGTTGTAAATAATAACGGatgtaaacaagaatttgtgataacGTTAAACCTATCGCTTTAAATATATTTCATGCAAACACATAGTTAATTAAAGACGAGTCAGGTTAGGGAAGATAATAGTCCTTATAATTAATACCTCTTA
The Silene latifolia isolate original U9 population chromosome 11, ASM4854445v1, whole genome shotgun sequence genome window above contains:
- the LOC141612951 gene encoding F-box/FBD/LRR-repeat protein At1g51370-like, whose protein sequence is MSNEADKHHHRRSSLPEDDSMLSEAVTAVHSLLLKDDPLLSVPAINRYHHRWISLPDDIFLEIIARVGLPREVVITVSTTNFSIEQTHAPTYDLYKFWTALDNLFPVLVPPITDTFCLDLNIAHYSEHRCWPIIDAWARQLRACNIQHFTATKFSRNISDEHVYPLSIFRMHSLVSLDLNMCHRIASSTSFSIILPKLKKLQLSWINYECLRRLLSCCPSLEDLSVSIYESKTHSVSLTSKKLKRLCLSLDGLSIVDVIIDAPILDKLNYSTISTLSMQMLDSVSNVVKSLELEAYNTGVSRGPKKTIIFPNLTHLQLSCSWHLVIDTLSMVHCPKLEVIVLRLNNLDKMVWNQEAVFVPVEHVKRIELHTDTLVNQFGEEMLNLVTLLLRSAKVLEKLTICGRRTYYNHLNKPQFYQTLFKCVEATSRCQVELLGEYELTT